In Leishmania braziliensis MHOM/BR/75/M2904 complete genome, chromosome 23, one genomic interval encodes:
- a CDS encoding aldose 1-epimerase-like protein has translation MFGSQPVPATATSAHGPQVDPFGESFAITLSSEHLRVQLLSHGAALNSVKVRKPHAAASGSAAAEQDGEWMDVCLGYTNPEEAFSTDAVIGHTIGRYAGRIANGELEVKNVPYTLAKNCGPHNLHGGPVGFQNKEWKYLLSDGKDETSVAFHLVSPHMDQGFPGELFVTATYSIIKSAPAPTLKYVLQASLSDNTSVDMTVINLTNHAYWNLNGVPRPAEADAVAPLPRSITNHYLQLQSRYFAVTDESSIPNGDMRPVEGTLHDYSELRCIAEGMEATKEEGRDGGGYDDPVALETWDSTLREAALLYSPATKLRMRVCTTNPVIVVYTANALPADASGAKGQRFQQHSAICLECQYFPNSPNVPAFPSTALKKGEVYKETTTHEFQFMNADITPEERQQRHHYAPS, from the coding sequence ATGTTTGGCAGCCAACCTGTCccggcaacggcgacgtCCGCGCACGGCCCCCAAGTCGATCCGTTTGGTGAGTCCTTTGCCATAACACTAAGCTCGGAGCATctgcgcgtgcagctgctaTCGCATGGTGCGGCGCTCAACTCTGTGAAGGTGCGCAAGCCACACGCCGCAGCAtcaggcagcgctgctgcggagcagGATGGGGAGTGGATGGATGTGTGCCTTGGCTACACAAATCCTGAGGAAGCCTTCAGCACGGACGCGGTGATCGGTCACACCATTGGACGATACGCCGGGCGCATCGCCAATGGCGAGCTCGAGGTGAAAAATGTGCCGTACACACTCGCCAAGAATTGCGGTCCGCACAACCTCCACGGCGGCCCGGTCGGATTTCAAAATAAGGAGTGGAAGTACCTCTTGTCAGACGGCAAGGACGAGACGAGTGTTGCTTTTCACCTCGTCTCACCGCACATGGACCAGGGCTTCCCCGGTGAGCTCTTCGTGACGGCCACCTACAGCATCATCAAGTCAGCCCCGGCCCCCACCCTCAAGTACGTCCTTCAGGCCTCGCTGTCTGACAACACGTCAGTAGACATGACAGTGATCAACCTGACTAACCACGCCTACTGGAACCTCAACGGTGTTCCGCGGCCAGCAGAGGCGGATGCcgtggcaccgctgccgcgaaGCATCACAAACCATTACCTGCAGTTGCAGTCCAGGTACTTCGCTGTCACCGATGAATCGAGCATCCCGAATGGCGACATGCGTCCTGTCGAGGGTACCCTGCACGACTACTCGGAGCTGCGCTGCATTGCCGAAGGAATGGAGGCGacaaaggaggagggccgtgacggcggcggctaCGACGACCCGGTCGCCCTGGAGACGTGGGACTCGACTCTGCgggaggcagcgctgctgtacaGTCCAGCGACGAAGCTACGCATGCGGGTGTGCACCACGAATCCAGTCATTGTCGTCTACACGGCGAACGCCCTGCCGGCCGACGCTTCTGGCGCAAAGGGCCAGCGCTTCCAGCAACACAGTGCCATCTGCTTGGAGTGCCAGTACTTCCCGAACAGCCCCAATGTGCCAGCGTTCCCATCGACGGCGTTGAAGAAGGGCGAGGTGTACaaggagacgacgacgcacgAGTTCCAGTTCATGAACGCAGACATCACTCCAGAGGAAAGGCAGCAACGTCATCACTACGCTCCGTCTTAG
- a CDS encoding ABC transporter-like protein translates to MMAPSRKTAPNAVPRQHRAAVLRAVAALMAAFLLLPLTSTTKAHQVDLAMWDNADLLLGPSSSQAEPITCLNGGTLVGDHCICPLYYTSANCSQRQCPNSIGGTGPHRVSPVNPKNKLCEHCDEKDFAGLSCQLCQNNVACRQYAGSSAECDSSMVIRSDNKQFQCKLNNEFFIRLMGGGRNITAEIMLNCSTSDGTAFRRGDQGVCNMAIYRMEPNQSYLDPFFRCRADQCSLKYGKRDPDPSNTNRNTLWQRFFRITRTTGQIVLIMECALLALLGAFTKLLGPSRTKFTSVTLASMITATVLLYILLMIIGMQAISNPEDTIIYECKKTQCACAEDPPAQYEPICSTTAALNDQILPSIRNSIRFTCGQSSSSCELTLSDLSLVFQASCYASECVDADRFPGGPSDDDGGGGASVLAKQNLGILLALLVLLVASAVGIHYYYTCSISSQRAKEFLVTFHMNTPHSDPNDGHNEGGGPALVNETHVHLNNSVSSPASGHEQSSLLYDSPAPRAEHWSYIPRGSSRNSRRSESTSSLRASVYEQARALTPQECARIEKVRRLAATPLKLQVSELQYTLKAPWLGTVEEGSQRTVLHRISFTVHSGEVLAIMGPSGAGKTTLLDLLSARAKSGVVGGTISLNGTPVTTTGARTAQYRSIIGYVSQEDTLLPSLTVEQTILYAARLKLPRALSPSTVRHIVKHIIETLRLQHCAQTLIGDERTRGISGGEKRRVSIAVELLANPRILYLDEPTSGLDAVSAKHVIETVVELAKDSVMGVYATHYFAFRPIVIFSIHQPSQEIYELFDKVLLLSQGMSIYCGPAAAAAATFEQRVTAAFGNTREVPRKELHNNQAEYLMKVEEMLDDAVRTELQEAAALDITDTTNMLYRSTSADRSAVTSARTQVPPCRSPVAPNSHPPLLPHNFTALDDDDEQVSGADILNLTFSFRMYYANVYEQLHLLVSRSITCLFGSFHLVVCHAAVVACLAMLMCVLYREQALDLPGSLNRAGSVSFLLLVTSFVSLSCLEQLIPERKLFNVERENGFYTTWPYLISKMAVDIIPLRIIPAMALTSIIYFPMGFRVDAGLHFFYFILIIALFSISITMIILCIGIVSGTFGTAVLLSSVFILWNFVFGGALVQAETIPLALRAFKSISPFFLAFESLIVNELNGQHCVFSPTDETGNKSSESIPIMCVQYLTNIGLKPERFNADVLQLAVYCLLFVALAWVLLSTCSKLVR, encoded by the coding sequence ATGATGGCGCCATCGCGGAAGACAGCGCCCAATGCTGTgccgcgccagcaccgcgccGCTGTGCTCAGAGCAGTCGCTGCTCTCATGGctgctttcctcctcctccctctcacttCTACCACGAAAGCTCACCAGGTGGACCTGGCGATGTGGGACAATGCGGATCTTCTGCTCGGCCCTTCCAGCTCACAGGCAGAGCCAATCACGTGCCTCAACGGGGGCACCCTTGTTGGCGACCACTGCATCTGCCCCCTCTACTACACCTCAGCGAACTGCTCACAGAGGCAGTGCCCCAACTCGATCGGCGGCACAGGACCGCACCGCGTGTCGCCCGTCAACCCGAAGAACAAGTTATGCGAACACTGCGACGAGAAGGACTTCGCTGGCCTCAGCTGTCAGTTGTGTCAAAACAATGTGGCGTGCAGGCAGTACGCTGGCAGCTCTGCGGAGTGCGACAGCAGCATGGTCATCCGTAGCGACAACAAACAGTTCCAGTGCAAGCTAAACAACGAATTCTTCATTCGGCTCATGGGTGGCGGCCGCAATATCACTGCAGAGATCATGCTCAACTGCTCCACATCAGACGGCACCGCCTTCAGGAGGGGTGACCAAGGCGTGTGCAACATGGCCATCTATCGCATGGAGCCGAACCAGAGCTACCTCGATCCTTTCTTCCGCTGCAGAGCGGACCAGTGCTCGCTCAAGTACGGTAAGAGGGACCCTGATCCGAGCAACACCAACAGGAACACGCTGTGGCAGCGCTTTTTCCGCATAACACGCACCACCGGACAGATTGTGCTCATCATGGAGTGCGCGTTGCTCGCGCTTCTCGGTGCCTTCACGAAGCTCCTCGGGCCATCCCGCACCAAGTTCACCTCTGTGACTCTGGCCTCTATGATCACCGCCACGGTGCTGCTGTATATCTTATTGATGATCATCGGTATGCAAGCCATCTCGAACCCGGAGGACACCATCATATACGAATGCAAGAAGACGcagtgcgcctgcgccgaGGACCCACCAGCGCAGTATGAACCGATATGCtcgacgacagcggcgttGAATGACCAAATCCTTCCATCGATCAGGAACAGCATCCGCTTTACCTGCGGGCAGAGCAGCTCAAGCTGCGAGCTGACGCTGTCCGATCTCTCGCTGGTGTTCCAGGCGAGCTGCTACGCCTCTGAGTGCGTCGACGCCGACCGCTTCCCTGGTGGCCCGtcggacgacgacggcggcggcggtgcttcCGTCCTGGCGAAGCAGAATCTCGGTATCCTTCTTGccctgctggtgctgctcgtgGCGAGCGCGGTTGGGATTCACTATTACTACACCTGCAGTATCTCCAGCCAGCGTGCCAAGGAGTTCCTCGTCACCTTCCACATGAATACCCCGCACAGCGACCCCAACGACGGTCACAACGAAGGTGGCGGCCCAGCTCTCGTGAATGAGACCCACGTGCATCTGAACAACAGCGTGAGTAGCCCCGCCAGCGGACACGAGCAGTCATCATTGCTGTACGACTCGCCAGCACCGCGCGCCGAGCACTGGAGTTATATTCCACGGGGATCTTCCCGCAACAGCCGTCGCTCTGAgagcacctcctctcttcgtGCGAGCGTGTATGAGCAGGCGCGAGCCTTGACGCCGCAGGAGTGCGCGCGCATTGAGAAGGTGCGCCGACTCGCTGCCACGCCACTGAAGCTGCAGGTTTCAGAGCTGCAGTACACCTTGAAAGCACCTTGGCTGGGGACTGTGGAAGAAGGCTCACAACGCACGGTGCTTCACCGCATCAGCTTCACTGTGCACTCGGGAGAGGTATTGGCTATCATGGGACCTTCCGGTGCCGGCAAAACCACGCTGCTGGACCTGCTCTCAGCCCGCGCAAAGTCTGGAGTAGTTGGCGGCACAATTTCCCTGAACGGCACGCCAGTCACCACTACGGGTGCCCGTACAGCACAATACCGCAGCATCATCGGCTACGTCTCCCAGGAGGACACACTGCTGCCGTCCTTAACTGTGGAGCAGACGATCCTCTACGCCGCACGTCTAAAACTGCCAAGGGCGCTCTCACCCAGCACTGTGCGTCACATCGTGAAGCACATCATCGAGACGCTGAggctgcagcactgcgcgcAGACGCTCATTGGCGACGAAAGGACACGCGGCATCAGCGGTGGTGAGAAGCGTCGCGTGTCTATCGCGGTGGAATTGCTGGCGAATCCGCGCATTCTGTACCTTGACGAGCCGACGAGTGGGTTGGACGCAGTGAGTGCGAAGCACGTGATAGAGACGGTGGTGGAGCTGGCGAAGGACTCAGTGATGGGCGTATATGCCACGCACTACTTCGCATTCCGGCCCATCGTTATCTTCAGCATCCATCAGCCCTCTCAGGAAATCTACGAGCTTTTTGACaaagtgctgctgctatcACAGGGAATGAGCATCTACTGTGgccccgccgcagcagctgctgcgacgtTTGAGCAGCGCGTCACGGCGGCCTTCGGTAACACGCGAGAGGTCCCGAGGAAGGAGTTACACAACAACCAGGCCGAGTACCTCATGAAAGTCGAGGAGATGCTCGACGACGCCGTGCgcacggagctgcaggaggcggccGCGCTCGATATCACTGACACCACGAATATGCTTTACAGGAGCACCTCGGCAGACCGGTCTGCAGTGACTTCGGCCCGTACGCAGGTGCCACCGTGCCGCAGTCCCGTGGCACCAAACTCGCACCCGCCGTTACTGCCCCACAACTTCACAGCtctcgacgacgacgatgagcAGGTGAGTGGGGCCGACATACTCAACCTCACTTTTAGCTTCCGCATGTACTATGCGAACGTGtatgagcagctgcacctgctcGTGTCCCGCTCCATTACATGTCTCTTTGGCTCCTTCCACCTGGTGGTGTGCCACGCGGCCGTGGTGGCGTGCCTTGCGATGCTCATGTGCGTCCTCTACCGCGAGCAGGCACTCGATCTTCCCGGGTCGCTGAACCGTGCCGGCTCCGTGTCGTTTCTACTTCTCGTCACCTCCTTCGTGTCTCTTAGCTGCCTCGAGCAGCTTATCCCCGAGCGGAAGCTGTTCAACGTGGAGCGGGAGAACGGCTTCTATACCACATGGCCGTACCTCATCTCCAAAATGGCTGTCGACATTATCCCGCTTCGCATTATCCCCGCCATGGCGCTCACCTCAATCATTTACTTCCCCATGGGCTTCCGCGTCGACGCTGGTCTGCACTTCTTTTACTTTATCCTCATCATTGCACTGTTCTCCATTTCCATCACGATGATAATCCTGTGCATCGGCATTGTCAGCGGCACTTTTGGCACCGCTGTActgctcagcagcgtcttcaTCTTGTGGAACTTCGTCTTTGGTGGGGCGCTAGTGCAAGCCGAGACGATCCCGTTAGCCCTGCGCGCCTTCAAGTCCATTTCGcctttcttcctcgcttTTGAGTCGCTCATAGTGAACGAGCTCAACGGCCAGCACTGCGTCTTCTCCCCGACCGACGAAACGGGCAATAAGTCGTCGGAGAGCATCCCGATCATGTGTGTGCAGTACCTCACAAACATCGGGCTGAAGCCGGAGCGCTTCAACGCagatgtgctgcagctggcggtgTACTGCCTCCTTTTCGTGGCCCTTGCCTGggtgctgctctccaccTGCTCAAAGCTCGTTCGCTAG